From one Sus scrofa isolate TJ Tabasco breed Duroc chromosome 9, Sscrofa11.1, whole genome shotgun sequence genomic stretch:
- the C4BPB gene encoding C4b-binding protein beta chain has translation MFFWFMCYLVVVWLISASDAQSCPELPAVDNSIFVAKEGEGQILGTYFCINGYHLVGEKTLFCNSSQEWNAPAPECRLGHCPDPVLGNGEFSHLETVNVNDTITFKCNEHYILKGSNWSRCREDHTWVPPFPICKSKDCGPPENPIHGYFEGIDFNSGSTITYYCKARYRLVGTQHQQCIDGEWSGAIPVCELIPEAPKTALQIEFEKALLAFQESEELCKATENFMQRLKKSGLTMEELKYSLEIKKAELKAKMLL, from the exons ATGTTTTTCTGGTTTATGTGCTATCTTGTGGTTGTGTGGCTGATTTCTGCCTCAGATG cCCAGAGCTGCCCAGAACTCCCTGCAGTAGACAATAGCATCTTTGTTGCAAAGGAGGGGGAAGGACAAATTCTTGGGACTTATTTCTGTATTAATGGCTACCACCTGGTAGGAGAGAAAACCCTTTTTTGTAATTCCTCGCAGGAGTGGAATGCCCCCGCCCCTGAGTGCCGTT TGGGCCACTGTCCTGATCCTGTGCTGGGGAATGGTGAGTTCAGTCACTTGGAAACTGTGAATGTGAATGACACAATCACGTTTAAGTGCAATGAGCATTACATCCTCAAGGGCAGCAATTGGAGCCGGTGCCGAGAGGACCACACCTGGGTGCCTccctttcccatctgtaaaagcA AAGACTGTGGCCCTCCTGAGAATCCAATTCATGGCTATTTTGAAGGAATCGATTTCAACTCAGGGTCTACCATTACTTATTACTGTAAAGCGAG GTACCGCCTGGTGGGCACACAGCACCAACAGTGCATTGATGGGGAGTGGAGTGGTGCAATTCCAGTCTGTGAGCTGATCCCAGAAGCTCCCAAGACAGCTTTGCAGATTGAGTTTGAGAAGGCCCTT ctTGCCTTTCAGGAAAGTGAGGAACTGTGCAAAGCCACTGAGAACTTTATGCAAAGATTAAAGAAAAGTGGCTTAACGATGGAGGAACTGAAATATTCTCTGGAAATAAAGAAAGCTGAACTAAAGGCAAAAATGTTGCTCTGA